CGCCCAGCCTGCGGCACCCGTTCGGCACGGACCAGGTGGGGCGCGATGTTTTCAGTCGCGTGCTGCTGGGCGCCCGGCTGTCCGTCACCATGGCGCTGGGTGTCCTGGCCATGGCAGTTGGCATCGGCGTGCCGCTTGGTCTGATCGCGGGTTACTGGGGGGGATGGCTCAGGACGGCTATCATGCGCCTGACAGATGTTTTCCTGGCGATTCCCCCCGAGGTCCTGGCTCTGGCCGCCTGTGTGGCGCTGACTCCGAGTCTCACAAACGCCATGCTGGCGGTGTCGTTCGTCTGGTGGCCGTGGTACACCCGGCTGGTCTACGGAGAGGTGCTCTCCATAAGGGAAGAGCAGTTTGTGGAGGCAAGCCGCGGGCTGGGGGCCGGGCCCTGGAGGATAATATTCCGGGATGTGCTCCCCAACTGCCTATCGCCCATCCTGGTCAAGGTTACCCTGGATGCAGGTTTTGTGATCCTGCTTTCTGCCGGGCTCAGTTTCCTTGGCCTGGGTGCTCAGCCGCCGGAGCCCGCCTGGGGCACGATGATCGCCGACGGCCGCGTGTACATGCCCGACAACTGGTGGCTGGCCACGTTCCCGGGGCTCGCCATCTTCGTCACGGTACTGGGCCTGAACTTGCTGGGGGATGGTTTGCGTGATGTGTTCGACGTTGAGCTCGATCGTTGGGGAGTGTGAAGATACGGTGGTGGGGCGTTTGTGCCGGAGCCGCTGCTCGAGATAAGGGATCTGCACATCAGCTTCACCGGCTTTGAAGGCCCCTCCCACGTGATAGCCGGGGTGGATCTCACCCTGTATCCGGGGGAAACGGTGGCCCTGGTCGGAGAGACGGGCTGCGGGAAATCGGTGACAGCTCGTGCCATCCTCGGCCTTCT
The window above is part of the Bacillota bacterium genome. Proteins encoded here:
- a CDS encoding ABC transporter permease encodes the protein MGKSDMGTVGSVRRKSGTGFWREEVARGWYRFRRSVLSLVGLAIVLLVLATALLAPYIAPYPQDAGSVVRFAEAHQPPSLRHPFGTDQVGRDVFSRVLLGARLSVTMALGVLAMAVGIGVPLGLIAGYWGGWLRTAIMRLTDVFLAIPPEVLALAACVALTPSLTNAMLAVSFVWWPWYTRLVYGEVLSIREEQFVEASRGLGAGPWRIIFRDVLPNCLSPILVKVTLDAGFVILLSAGLSFLGLGAQPPEPAWGTMIADGRVYMPDNWWLATFPGLAIFVTVLGLNLLGDGLRDVFDVELDRWGV